A portion of the Jaculus jaculus isolate mJacJac1 chromosome 5, mJacJac1.mat.Y.cur, whole genome shotgun sequence genome contains these proteins:
- the Chodl gene encoding chondrolectin isoform X3 encodes MLRAISLLLGATLLCGHGASARRVVSGQKVCFADVKHPCYKMAYFHELSSRVSFQEARLACESEGGVLLSLKDETEQKLIESMLQNLTKPGTGISDGDFWIGLWRNGDGQKSGACPDLYQWSDGSSSQFRNWYTDEPSCGSEKCVVMYHQPTANPGLGGPYLYQWNDDRCNMKHNYICKYEPEIHPTEPVDKPHLTNQPGDTHDNVVVTEAVKEEQKPAQTSLRCGYQRA; translated from the exons ATGCTCAGGGCGATCTCTCTGCTGCTGGGAGCCACGCTGCTCTGCGGCCACGGAGCCTCCGCCCGCCGGGTCGTCAGCG GTCAAAAGGTGTGCTTTGCTGATGTGAAGCATCCCTGCTACAAAATGGCCTACTTCCATGAGCTGTCCAGCCGTGTGAGCTTCCAGGAGGCACGCCTGGCCTGCGAGAGTGAGGGTGGTGTCCTGCTCAGCCTGAAGGATGAGACAGAACAGAAGCTCATAGAGAGCATGTTGCAGAACCTGACCAAACCTGGAACAGGGATTTCGGATGGTGACTTCTGGATTGGACTCTGGAGAAATGGAGATGGCCAAAAATCAGGTGCCTGCCCCGATCTCTACCAGTGGTCTGACGGAAGCTCCTCCCAGTTCAG GAACTGGTACACGGATGAACCTTCCTGTGGAAGCGAGAAGTGTGTGGTGATGTATCATCAACCAACTGCCAATCCTGGCCTCGGGGGTCCCTACCTTTACCAGTGGAATGACGACAGGTGCAACATGAAGCACAACTACATCTGCAAGTATGAGCCAG AGATTCATCCAACAGAACCTGTTGACAAGCCACATCTTACAAATCAACCAGGAGACACCCATGACAATGTGGTTGTTACCGAAGCAG TAAAGGAAGAACAAAAACCAGCCCAAACCAGTCTACGTTGTGGATATCAAAGAGCATGA
- the Chodl gene encoding chondrolectin isoform X1 translates to MLRAISLLLGATLLCGHGASARRVVSGQKVCFADVKHPCYKMAYFHELSSRVSFQEARLACESEGGVLLSLKDETEQKLIESMLQNLTKPGTGISDGDFWIGLWRNGDGQKSGACPDLYQWSDGSSSQFRNWYTDEPSCGSEKCVVMYHQPTANPGLGGPYLYQWNDDRCNMKHNYICKYEPEIHPTEPVDKPHLTNQPGDTHDNVVVTEAGIIPNLIYVIIPTIPLLLLILVAFGTCCFQMLHKSKGRTKTSPNQSTLWISKSMRKESGMEV, encoded by the exons ATGCTCAGGGCGATCTCTCTGCTGCTGGGAGCCACGCTGCTCTGCGGCCACGGAGCCTCCGCCCGCCGGGTCGTCAGCG GTCAAAAGGTGTGCTTTGCTGATGTGAAGCATCCCTGCTACAAAATGGCCTACTTCCATGAGCTGTCCAGCCGTGTGAGCTTCCAGGAGGCACGCCTGGCCTGCGAGAGTGAGGGTGGTGTCCTGCTCAGCCTGAAGGATGAGACAGAACAGAAGCTCATAGAGAGCATGTTGCAGAACCTGACCAAACCTGGAACAGGGATTTCGGATGGTGACTTCTGGATTGGACTCTGGAGAAATGGAGATGGCCAAAAATCAGGTGCCTGCCCCGATCTCTACCAGTGGTCTGACGGAAGCTCCTCCCAGTTCAG GAACTGGTACACGGATGAACCTTCCTGTGGAAGCGAGAAGTGTGTGGTGATGTATCATCAACCAACTGCCAATCCTGGCCTCGGGGGTCCCTACCTTTACCAGTGGAATGACGACAGGTGCAACATGAAGCACAACTACATCTGCAAGTATGAGCCAG AGATTCATCCAACAGAACCTGTTGACAAGCCACATCTTACAAATCAACCAGGAGACACCCATGACAATGTGGTTGTTACCGAAGCAG GAATAATTCCCAATCTAATTTATGTAATtataccaacaatcccactgcTGTTACTGATCTTGGTTGCTTTTGGAACCTGCTGTTTCCAGATGCTACATAAAAG TAAAGGAAGAACAAAAACCAGCCCAAACCAGTCTACGTTGTGGATATCAAAGAGCATGAGGAAGGAAAGTGGCATGGAAGTCTAA
- the Chodl gene encoding chondrolectin isoform X2, translated as MLRAISLLLGATLLCGHGASARRVVSGQKVCFADVKHPCYKMAYFHELSSRVSFQEARLACESEGGVLLSLKDETEQKLIESMLQNLTKPGTGISDGDFWIGLWRNGDGQKSGACPDLYQWSDGSSSQFRNWYTDEPSCGSEKCVVMYHQPTANPGLGGPYLYQWNDDRCNMKHNYICKYEPEIHPTEPVDKPHLTNQPGDTHDNVVVTEAGIIPNLIYVIIPTIPLLLLILVAFGTCCFQMLHKRKARRNITKDSSPLSSECLAESLNSNL; from the exons ATGCTCAGGGCGATCTCTCTGCTGCTGGGAGCCACGCTGCTCTGCGGCCACGGAGCCTCCGCCCGCCGGGTCGTCAGCG GTCAAAAGGTGTGCTTTGCTGATGTGAAGCATCCCTGCTACAAAATGGCCTACTTCCATGAGCTGTCCAGCCGTGTGAGCTTCCAGGAGGCACGCCTGGCCTGCGAGAGTGAGGGTGGTGTCCTGCTCAGCCTGAAGGATGAGACAGAACAGAAGCTCATAGAGAGCATGTTGCAGAACCTGACCAAACCTGGAACAGGGATTTCGGATGGTGACTTCTGGATTGGACTCTGGAGAAATGGAGATGGCCAAAAATCAGGTGCCTGCCCCGATCTCTACCAGTGGTCTGACGGAAGCTCCTCCCAGTTCAG GAACTGGTACACGGATGAACCTTCCTGTGGAAGCGAGAAGTGTGTGGTGATGTATCATCAACCAACTGCCAATCCTGGCCTCGGGGGTCCCTACCTTTACCAGTGGAATGACGACAGGTGCAACATGAAGCACAACTACATCTGCAAGTATGAGCCAG AGATTCATCCAACAGAACCTGTTGACAAGCCACATCTTACAAATCAACCAGGAGACACCCATGACAATGTGGTTGTTACCGAAGCAG GAATAATTCCCAATCTAATTTATGTAATtataccaacaatcccactgcTGTTACTGATCTTGGTTGCTTTTGGAACCTGCTGTTTCCAGATGCTACATAAAAG gAAAGCAAGGAGAAATATCACCAAAGACTCCTCTCCATTATCATCTGAGTGCCTTGCAGAAAGTTTAAATTCCAATCTG TAA